The following proteins come from a genomic window of Lolium rigidum isolate FL_2022 chromosome 5, APGP_CSIRO_Lrig_0.1, whole genome shotgun sequence:
- the LOC124651276 gene encoding histone H1-like, producing MAPIAKPAAAATKPKSSAAGPSHPPYFEMIKEAIEALKDRTGSSSVAIAKYIEEKHGKSLPANFKKMLSVQLRGSAAKGKLVKVKASYKLSDAAKKESPKAKPVAAKKDSPKAKPVGAKAAPKLAKDAAKPKKKAAAAGTKRKTPEKKLTAKAQKSPAAKAKAKPKTVKSPASKKARKVAAA from the exons ATGGCTCCCATCGCCAAGCCCGCCGCCGCGGCGACGAAGCCGaagtcctccgccgccggcccctCCCACCCGCCCTACTTTGAG ATGATCAAGGAGGCGATCGAGGCACTCAAGGACAGGACCGGATCCAGCTCGGTCGCCATCGCCAAGTACATCGAGGAAAAGCACGGCAAGTCCCTGCCGGCCAACTTCAAGAAGATGCTGTCCGTCCAGCTCCGCGGGTCTGCCGCCAAGGGCAAGCTCGTCAAGGTCAAGGCCTCCTACAAGCTGTCCGACGCCGCCAAGAAGGAATCGCCCAAGGCCAAGCCCGTCGCCGCCAAGAAGGACTCGCCCAAGGCCAAGCCCGTCGGCGCCAAGGCCGCGCCGAAGCTGGCCAAGGACGCCGCCAAGCCCAAGAAGAAGGCGGCGGCCGCTGGCACTAAGCGCAAgacgccggagaagaagctgACTGCCAAGGCCCAGAAGTCCCCCGCGGCCAAAGCTAAGGCCAAGCCGAAGACTGTCAAGTCCCCCGCCTCCAAGAAGGCCCGCAAGGTCGCCGCTGCTTGA